In one Streptomyces sp. NBC_01288 genomic region, the following are encoded:
- a CDS encoding HU family DNA-binding protein, translating to MNRSELVAALADRAEVTRKDADAVLAAFAETVGEIVSKGDEKVTIPGFLTFERTHRAARTARNPQTGDPINIPAGYSVKVSAGSKLKEAAKGK from the coding sequence ATGAACCGCAGTGAGCTGGTGGCCGCGCTGGCCGACCGTGCCGAGGTGACCCGCAAGGACGCCGACGCCGTTCTGGCCGCGTTCGCCGAGACCGTCGGCGAGATCGTCTCCAAGGGTGACGAGAAGGTCACCATCCCCGGCTTCCTGACCTTCGAGCGCACCCACCGTGCCGCTCGCACCGCGCGCAACCCGCAGACCGGCGACCCGATCAACATCCCCGCCGGTTACAGCGTCAAGGTGTCCGCGGGCTCGAAGCTCAAGGAAGCCGCCAAGGGCAAGTAG
- the murA gene encoding UDP-N-acetylglucosamine 1-carboxyvinyltransferase, producing the protein MTVNGSDDVLLVHGGTPLEGEIRVRGAKNLVPKAMVAALLGSEPSRLRNVPDIRDVRVVRGLLQLHGVTVRPGEEPGELVLDPSHVESANVADIDAHAGSSRIPILFCGPLLHRLGHAFIPGLGGCDIGGRPIDFHFEVLRQFGAKIEKRADGQYLEAPQRLRGTKIQLPYPSVGATEQVLLTAVLAEGVTELANAAVEPEIEDLICVLQKMGAIIAMDTDRTIRITGVDSLGGYTHAALPDRLEAASWASAALATEGNIYVKGAQQRSMMTFLNTYRKVGGAFAIDDEGIRFWHPGGQLKSIALETDVHPGFQTDWQQPLVVALTQATGLSIVHETVYESRLGFTSALNQMGAHIQLYRECLGGSHCRFGQRNFLHSAVVSGPTRLQGADLVIPDLRGGFSYLIAALAAQGTSRVHGIDLINRGYENFMEKLVELGAKVELPGKALG; encoded by the coding sequence ATGACCGTCAACGGCTCAGACGACGTACTGCTTGTCCACGGCGGAACCCCGCTGGAGGGCGAGATCCGTGTCCGCGGTGCGAAGAACCTCGTACCCAAGGCCATGGTCGCCGCCCTGCTGGGCAGTGAGCCAAGTCGACTGCGCAACGTTCCGGACATCCGTGACGTTCGTGTCGTACGCGGACTCCTGCAACTGCACGGGGTGACGGTCCGTCCGGGTGAGGAGCCGGGCGAGCTGGTGCTCGATCCGTCGCACGTGGAGAGCGCCAACGTCGCCGACATCGATGCCCACGCGGGCTCGTCGCGCATCCCGATCCTGTTCTGCGGTCCGCTGCTGCACCGGCTCGGGCACGCGTTCATCCCGGGGCTGGGCGGCTGCGACATCGGCGGCCGGCCGATCGACTTCCACTTCGAGGTGCTGCGGCAGTTCGGCGCGAAGATCGAGAAGCGGGCGGACGGCCAGTATCTGGAGGCCCCGCAGCGGCTGCGCGGCACGAAGATCCAGCTGCCGTACCCGTCCGTGGGCGCGACCGAACAGGTGCTGCTGACCGCGGTGTTGGCGGAGGGCGTCACCGAACTCGCCAACGCGGCCGTGGAACCGGAGATCGAGGACCTCATCTGCGTACTGCAGAAGATGGGCGCGATCATCGCCATGGACACCGACCGCACGATCCGCATCACCGGTGTGGACTCGCTCGGCGGCTACACCCACGCGGCCCTCCCGGACCGTCTGGAGGCCGCGTCCTGGGCGTCGGCGGCGCTGGCGACCGAGGGCAACATCTACGTCAAGGGCGCGCAGCAGCGCTCGATGATGACGTTCCTCAACACCTACCGGAAGGTGGGCGGTGCCTTCGCGATCGACGACGAGGGCATCCGCTTCTGGCACCCCGGCGGCCAGTTGAAGTCCATCGCGCTCGAAACGGACGTGCACCCCGGCTTCCAGACGGACTGGCAGCAGCCGCTGGTCGTCGCCCTCACGCAGGCGACGGGCCTCTCCATCGTGCACGAGACGGTCTACGAGTCCCGGCTGGGCTTCACCTCCGCGCTCAACCAGATGGGCGCGCACATCCAGCTCTACCGCGAGTGCCTGGGCGGCTCGCACTGCCGCTTCGGCCAGCGCAACTTCCTGCACTCGGCGGTCGTCTCGGGCCCGACCCGCCTCCAGGGCGCCGACCTGGTCATCCCCGACCTCCGCGGCGGCTTCTCGTACCTCATCGCGGCGCTGGCGGCCCAGGGCACGTCCCGCGTCCACGGCATCGACCTCATCAACCGCGGCTACGAGAACTTCATGGAGAAGCTCGTGGAGCTGGGCGCGAAGGTCGAACTCCCGGGCAAGGCGCTCGGCTAG
- a CDS encoding YqgE/AlgH family protein has protein sequence MTEVSSLTGRLLVATPALADPNFDRAVVLLLDHDEEGSLGVVLNRPTPVDVGDILEGWADLAGEPGVVFQGGPVQLDSALGVAVIPGGATGESTPLGWRRVHGAIGLVDLEAPPELLAAALGSLRIFAGYAGWGPGQLENELVEGAWYVVESEPGDVSSPSPERLWREVLRRQRSELAMVATYPDDPSLN, from the coding sequence ATGACCGAGGTGTCCTCGCTCACAGGGCGGTTGCTCGTGGCAACACCCGCCCTGGCGGACCCGAACTTCGACCGCGCGGTGGTGCTCCTTCTCGACCACGACGAGGAGGGCTCCCTCGGTGTCGTCCTCAACCGCCCGACGCCCGTGGACGTCGGCGACATCCTGGAGGGCTGGGCGGATCTCGCCGGCGAACCGGGCGTCGTCTTCCAGGGCGGCCCGGTCCAGCTGGACTCGGCCCTCGGCGTCGCCGTCATCCCGGGCGGCGCGACCGGCGAGAGCACCCCGCTCGGCTGGCGGCGCGTGCACGGAGCGATCGGACTCGTCGACCTGGAGGCCCCGCCGGAGCTGCTCGCCGCGGCACTCGGCTCGCTGCGGATCTTCGCCGGGTACGCGGGTTGGGGGCCCGGGCAGCTGGAGAACGAACTGGTGGAGGGCGCCTGGTACGTCGTCGAGTCGGAGCCCGGTGACGTGTCCTCGCCGTCCCCGGAGAGACTCTGGCGCGAGGTGCTGCGCCGCCAGCGCAGCGAGCTGGCGATGGTGGCGACGTATCCGGACGACCCTTCCCTGAACTGA
- a CDS encoding DUF3039 domain-containing protein, with the protein MSTLEPERGTGTGTLVEPTPQVSHGDGDHERFAHYVQKDKIMASALDGTPVVALCGKVWVPGRDPKKYPVCPMCKEIYESMGSGGDGDKGKGGDK; encoded by the coding sequence ATGAGCACTCTTGAGCCCGAGCGCGGGACTGGTACGGGGACCCTCGTAGAGCCGACGCCCCAGGTGTCGCACGGTGACGGGGACCATGAGCGCTTCGCCCATTACGTCCAGAAGGACAAGATCATGGCGAGCGCCCTCGACGGCACTCCCGTGGTGGCGTTGTGCGGCAAGGTCTGGGTGCCGGGGCGCGACCCGAAGAAGTACCCGGTGTGTCCCATGTGCAAGGAGATCTACGAGTCCATGGGCTCGGGCGGGGACGGCGACAAGGGCAAGGGCGGCGACAAGTAG
- a CDS encoding extracellular solute-binding protein, which yields MKLAPRFAVLVAAAAVVAGCAPQTSDNSSSDKDDQSGTLRVWLFQEVGNDPKAKVVDSVVAAFEKAHKDTKVDVEYIPIDTRAQRVKAAFNDPKSAPDVMEYGNTDTAGYVKDGGLLDVTKDFGAWSEAKDTDPTAKQSVTVDGKMYGSPFYVGVRALYYRTDVFKDLGLQPPKTMAELAATARKIHKAKSDLYGLVVGGAYTYGAMPFVWANGGELATAEGGSYTSAIDSAAAQKGIKAYTSLFTSDNCPAAKCAVMGGNDTITAFAAGRAGMAIGGDFSHTAVEAGKVKGKYAVVPLPGVASGSVAPAFAGGNNIGVLKSTSHRTLAVDLMEQLTSKTTQASMFDAMGFLPTFTDVRDAAAAKVPFEKPFVQTLAAGTKFVPASPGWSEIDSSLVLPTMLQEVISGKKDVAAASKDAAKKMNDAFSSAG from the coding sequence ATGAAGCTCGCCCCCCGATTCGCCGTACTCGTGGCGGCCGCCGCTGTCGTCGCCGGCTGCGCGCCCCAGACCTCCGACAACTCGTCCTCCGACAAGGACGACCAGAGCGGCACCCTGCGGGTGTGGCTCTTCCAGGAGGTCGGCAACGACCCGAAGGCGAAGGTCGTCGACTCCGTGGTCGCCGCCTTCGAGAAGGCGCACAAGGACACCAAGGTCGACGTCGAGTACATCCCGATCGACACCCGCGCCCAGCGCGTGAAGGCCGCCTTCAACGACCCGAAGTCCGCGCCCGACGTCATGGAGTACGGCAACACCGACACGGCCGGCTATGTGAAGGACGGCGGACTCCTCGACGTCACCAAGGACTTCGGCGCGTGGAGCGAGGCCAAGGACACCGACCCGACCGCGAAGCAGTCCGTCACGGTCGACGGCAAGATGTACGGCTCCCCGTTCTACGTCGGCGTCCGCGCCCTGTACTACCGCACCGACGTCTTCAAGGACCTGGGCCTCCAACCCCCCAAGACCATGGCCGAGTTGGCGGCCACCGCCCGGAAGATCCACAAGGCGAAGTCCGACCTCTACGGCCTTGTCGTCGGCGGCGCCTACACGTACGGCGCGATGCCCTTCGTGTGGGCCAACGGCGGCGAACTCGCCACGGCCGAGGGGGGTTCGTACACCTCCGCGATCGACAGCGCCGCCGCCCAGAAGGGCATCAAGGCCTACACCTCCCTCTTCACGAGCGACAACTGTCCCGCCGCCAAGTGCGCGGTGATGGGCGGCAACGACACGATCACCGCGTTCGCGGCCGGCAGGGCGGGCATGGCGATCGGGGGCGACTTCAGCCACACGGCTGTCGAGGCGGGCAAGGTCAAGGGCAAGTACGCGGTCGTGCCGTTGCCGGGTGTCGCGTCCGGGTCTGTCGCCCCTGCGTTCGCCGGGGGCAACAACATCGGTGTCCTGAAGAGCACTTCGCACCGCACGCTCGCGGTGGACCTGATGGAGCAGCTCACCTCGAAGACGACGCAGGCGTCCATGTTCGACGCGATGGGGTTCCTGCCGACGTTCACCGACGTCCGGGACGCGGCTGCGGCGAAGGTGCCGTTCGAGAAGCCGTTCGTTCAGACGCTGGCCGCGGGGACGAAGTTCGTTCCTGCGTCGCCCGGTTGGTCCGAGATCGACTCCTCGCTGGTGCTGCCGACGATGTTGCAGGAGGTCATCAGCGGCAAGAAGGACGTGGCGGCGGCTTCGAAGGACGCGGCCAAGAAGATGAACGACGCGTTCAGCTCCGCGGGTTGA
- a CDS encoding carbohydrate ABC transporter permease yields MAPNSSLTADRSRARARRGRSRSSPRPLGGWTTPWIYLAPALVVLGGLLVYPIYQLGLISFFQYTQAQVSGGEPTTFEGVGNYSALFSDSQFWQVLLATVLFAGACVVSTLAVGCALAVLLTRVRAVPRLVLMLAALGAWATPAVTGSTVWLLLFDPDFGPVNRILGLGDHSWTYGRLSAFFLVLLEVVWCSFPFVMVTVYAGIRAVPSEVLEAAALDGASQWRIWRSILTPMLRPILTVVTIQSVIWDFKVFTQIYVMTNGGGIAGQNLVLNVYAYQQAFASSKYSLGSAIGVVMLLMLLAVTLVYLRLLRRQGEEL; encoded by the coding sequence ATGGCGCCCAATAGCTCGTTGACCGCGGACCGTTCGCGGGCGCGGGCCCGTCGTGGCCGATCGCGCAGTTCCCCGCGCCCCTTGGGGGGTTGGACGACTCCTTGGATCTATCTTGCCCCGGCTCTCGTCGTCCTAGGTGGGTTGCTCGTCTACCCCATCTATCAGCTCGGCCTGATCTCCTTCTTCCAGTACACACAGGCCCAGGTCAGTGGTGGGGAACCGACGACCTTCGAGGGGGTCGGGAACTACTCCGCGCTCTTCTCGGACAGTCAGTTCTGGCAAGTACTGCTGGCCACCGTGCTGTTCGCGGGGGCGTGTGTGGTGTCGACGCTCGCCGTCGGGTGTGCGCTCGCCGTGCTGCTCACGCGCGTGCGTGCCGTGCCCCGACTCGTGCTGATGCTGGCCGCGTTGGGGGCGTGGGCGACGCCGGCGGTGACCGGTTCGACGGTCTGGCTGCTGCTCTTCGACCCGGACTTCGGGCCGGTGAACCGCATCCTGGGCCTCGGTGACCACTCCTGGACGTACGGGCGCCTCAGCGCGTTCTTCCTCGTGCTGCTCGAAGTGGTGTGGTGCTCCTTCCCGTTCGTGATGGTGACGGTCTACGCCGGGATTCGCGCCGTGCCCTCCGAGGTGCTGGAGGCCGCCGCTCTGGACGGGGCCTCGCAGTGGCGGATCTGGCGGTCGATCCTCACCCCGATGCTGCGGCCGATCCTGACCGTCGTCACCATTCAGTCCGTCATCTGGGACTTCAAGGTCTTCACCCAGATCTACGTCATGACCAACGGCGGCGGCATCGCGGGCCAGAACCTCGTGCTGAACGTGTACGCCTACCAACAGGCGTTCGCGTCCTCGAAGTACAGCCTCGGCTCGGCGATCGGTGTCGTCATGCTGCTGATGCTGCTCGCCGTCACGCTGGTCTATCTGCGCCTGCTGCGCAGGCAGGGGGAGGAGCTGTGA
- a CDS encoding carbohydrate ABC transporter permease has translation MSLLRGLDGFVRRPRRPWRLAAEASALLIAVVVAFPLYWMVLSAFKPAGEIESSEPRPWTLAPSLDSFRRVFGQQEFGRYFVNSLVVACSVVIVSALIAFLAATAVTRFRFRFRTTLLIMFLVAQMVPVEALTIPLFFTMRGLGLLNTLGSLILPQIAFSLPFAIWMLRGFVKAVPDALEEAAYIDGASRTRFLWQILFPLVFPGLVATSVFSFISAWNDFLFAKSFIISDTSQSTLPMALLVFYKPDDPDWGGVMAASTVMTIPVLVFFVLVQRRLVSGLGGAVKD, from the coding sequence GTGAGTCTGCTTCGCGGTCTTGACGGCTTTGTACGACGACCCCGGCGGCCCTGGCGGCTCGCTGCCGAGGCCTCCGCGCTGCTGATCGCGGTCGTCGTCGCCTTCCCCCTCTATTGGATGGTGCTCAGCGCCTTCAAACCGGCCGGGGAGATCGAGTCGAGCGAGCCCCGGCCGTGGACGCTCGCGCCCTCTCTGGACTCGTTCCGGCGGGTGTTCGGGCAGCAGGAATTCGGCCGTTACTTCGTCAACAGCCTTGTCGTGGCGTGCTCGGTGGTCATCGTCTCGGCGCTGATCGCCTTTCTCGCCGCGACGGCGGTGACGCGATTCCGGTTCCGCTTCCGGACCACCCTCCTGATCATGTTCCTGGTGGCCCAGATGGTGCCCGTGGAAGCGCTGACGATCCCCCTGTTCTTCACCATGCGGGGGCTCGGGCTGCTGAACACCCTGGGGTCGCTGATCCTGCCTCAGATCGCGTTCTCGCTGCCGTTCGCGATCTGGATGCTGCGGGGGTTCGTGAAAGCCGTACCGGACGCGCTGGAGGAGGCCGCGTACATCGACGGGGCGAGCCGGACGCGATTCCTGTGGCAGATCCTTTTCCCGCTCGTCTTCCCGGGGTTGGTCGCCACGAGCGTGTTCTCCTTCATCTCGGCCTGGAACGACTTCCTCTTCGCCAAGTCCTTCATCATCAGCGACACTTCCCAGTCGACCCTGCCGATGGCCCTGTTGGTCTTCTACAAGCCCGACGATCCCGACTGGGGCGGGGTCATGGCGGCCTCCACGGTGATGACGATTCCGGTGCTGGTGTTCTTCGTACTCGTACAGCGACGTCTGGTCTCGGGGCTGGGCGGAGCGGTTAAGGACTGA
- a CDS encoding beta-N-acetylhexosaminidase, with amino-acid sequence MTDVTSETELIPAPSSVAHALPGGGVGYILDAGTEIDAGPGTERVAQWLRATVGAATGLPLSPHRDSGNRIMLRVGPGESDDPEAYTLIVDGYLVHLWGADEPGLFYAAQTLRQLLGPEAFRRAPVTAERRWELPAVSIRDAPRFPWRGLMLDVARHFMPKEGVLRYLDLMAAHKLNVFHFHLTDDQGWRVQIKRYPKLTEIGSWRARTKFGHRASQLWDDKPHGGYYTQDDIREIVAYAAERHITVVPEIDVPGHSQAAIAAYPELGNTDVIDTNSLSVWDTWGINPNVLAPTDNTLRFYEGVFEELLELFPSEFIHVGGDECLKDQWKQSAIAQARIAELGLADEDELQSWFIGHFDKWLSARGRRLVGWDEILEGGLAEGAVVSSWRGFEGGITAARAGHDVVMCPEQYVYLDWRQAPGEDEPVPIAHVRSLEDVYRFEPVPERLSEDEARHVLGAQANVWTEVMEDHARVDYQTFPRLAAFAEVAWSALPAPAERDFADFERRMAAHYPRLDALGVAYRPPTGPLPWQRRPGVLGRPKDGPPPNA; translated from the coding sequence GTGACCGACGTGACTTCAGAGACGGAACTGATTCCGGCGCCGAGCAGCGTCGCGCACGCACTGCCCGGCGGGGGCGTGGGCTACATCCTCGACGCGGGGACCGAGATCGACGCGGGCCCCGGCACCGAGCGGGTGGCGCAGTGGCTGCGGGCCACCGTCGGCGCGGCGACCGGACTGCCCCTGTCACCTCACCGGGACAGCGGAAACCGCATCATGCTGCGCGTCGGCCCGGGGGAGTCCGACGACCCGGAGGCGTACACCCTGATCGTGGACGGGTATCTGGTCCACCTCTGGGGGGCCGATGAACCCGGCCTGTTCTACGCCGCCCAGACCCTCCGTCAACTCCTCGGCCCCGAGGCATTCCGCCGCGCCCCGGTCACTGCCGAGCGGCGCTGGGAACTGCCCGCGGTCAGCATCCGCGACGCCCCCCGTTTCCCCTGGCGCGGCCTCATGCTCGACGTAGCCCGGCACTTCATGCCCAAGGAAGGCGTCCTGCGCTACCTGGATCTCATGGCGGCGCACAAACTCAACGTCTTCCACTTCCACTTGACGGACGACCAGGGCTGGCGCGTACAGATCAAGCGGTACCCGAAGCTGACCGAGATCGGCTCCTGGCGGGCGCGCACGAAATTCGGCCACCGTGCCTCACAGCTGTGGGACGACAAGCCCCACGGCGGCTACTACACGCAGGACGACATCCGCGAGATCGTCGCCTACGCCGCCGAGCGGCATATCACCGTGGTCCCGGAAATCGACGTACCGGGACACTCGCAGGCCGCCATCGCCGCGTATCCGGAACTCGGCAACACCGACGTCATAGACACCAACTCCCTCTCCGTCTGGGACACCTGGGGCATCAACCCGAACGTACTCGCCCCCACTGACAACACCCTGCGCTTCTACGAGGGGGTGTTCGAGGAACTCCTGGAGCTGTTCCCCTCGGAGTTCATTCACGTCGGCGGTGACGAATGCCTCAAGGACCAGTGGAAGCAGTCGGCGATCGCGCAGGCGCGCATCGCGGAACTCGGGCTCGCGGACGAGGACGAGTTGCAGTCGTGGTTCATCGGACACTTCGACAAGTGGCTCTCCGCGCGCGGGAGAAGGCTCGTCGGGTGGGACGAGATCCTGGAGGGCGGGCTCGCGGAGGGGGCGGTCGTGTCGTCCTGGCGTGGTTTCGAGGGCGGGATCACCGCCGCCCGCGCCGGGCACGACGTCGTCATGTGCCCCGAGCAGTATGTGTACTTGGACTGGCGGCAGGCCCCCGGCGAGGACGAGCCCGTGCCGATCGCCCATGTGCGCAGCCTGGAGGACGTCTACCGCTTCGAGCCGGTTCCCGAGCGGCTCAGTGAGGACGAGGCCCGTCATGTGCTGGGCGCGCAGGCCAACGTGTGGACCGAGGTGATGGAGGACCACGCACGCGTGGACTACCAGACGTTCCCCCGGCTCGCGGCCTTCGCCGAGGTCGCCTGGAGCGCTCTTCCGGCGCCCGCGGAACGGGACTTCGCCGACTTCGAGCGCCGGATGGCCGCCCACTACCCGCGCCTCGACGCCCTGGGGGTCGCCTACCGTCCGCCCACCGGACCACTGCCGTGGCAGCGACGCCCCGGCGTGCTCGGACGACCCAAGGACGGTCCGCCCCCGAACGCGTAG
- a CDS encoding FAD binding domain-containing protein has product MTTHAPQAGQSVTLPTTLDEAVAALTDLPTAVPVAGGTDLMAAVNSGQLRPSALVGLGRISEIRGWQYQDGHALLGAGLTHARMGRPDFAALIPALAASARAAGPPQIRNAGTLGGNIASAAPTGDALPVLAALEATLIIAGQDGARREIPVSHLLAGVEMLRGGELIGFVRVPLLHAPQVFLKATGRTGPGRSVASVAVVLDPARRGVRCAVGAIAPMPLRPLDAEQWVARLIDWDNSRTIVPEALSAFGEYVAAACIPDPVPAEDGSVEQLPPAVLHLRRTVAALARRALGRALS; this is encoded by the coding sequence TTGACCACGCACGCACCGCAGGCGGGGCAGTCCGTCACGCTGCCCACAACGCTGGACGAGGCCGTGGCGGCGCTCACGGACCTGCCCACGGCCGTTCCCGTGGCCGGTGGCACCGACCTCATGGCGGCCGTCAACTCGGGGCAGCTCAGGCCCAGCGCGCTGGTCGGTCTCGGGCGGATCAGCGAGATCCGCGGCTGGCAGTACCAGGACGGGCACGCGCTGCTCGGCGCGGGCCTCACGCATGCCCGGATGGGCCGCCCCGACTTCGCCGCCCTCATCCCGGCGCTCGCCGCCTCCGCGCGTGCCGCGGGCCCGCCGCAGATCCGCAACGCGGGCACCCTGGGCGGCAACATCGCCTCGGCCGCGCCCACCGGGGACGCGCTGCCCGTACTGGCCGCCCTGGAGGCGACGCTGATCATCGCGGGCCAGGACGGAGCCCGCCGGGAGATCCCGGTGTCGCACCTCCTGGCCGGCGTGGAGATGCTGCGCGGCGGCGAACTCATCGGCTTCGTGCGCGTGCCGCTGCTGCACGCCCCGCAGGTCTTCCTGAAGGCCACCGGCAGGACCGGCCCCGGGCGCTCGGTCGCGTCCGTCGCGGTCGTCCTCGACCCTGCCCGCCGCGGGGTCAGGTGCGCCGTCGGAGCCATAGCGCCGATGCCGCTGAGACCGCTGGACGCCGAACAGTGGGTGGCCCGGCTGATCGACTGGGACAACAGCCGCACGATCGTCCCCGAGGCCTTGAGCGCCTTCGGGGAGTACGTCGCCGCGGCCTGCATCCCCGACCCGGTACCGGCCGAGGACGGCTCCGTGGAACAGCTTCCGCCCGCGGTACTGCACCTGCGGCGCACCGTCGCCGCACTGGCCCGACGAGCACTCGGGAGGGCGCTGTCGTGA
- a CDS encoding 2Fe-2S iron-sulfur cluster-binding protein: MTDDQHGEGTPQGGGRWDPLPQGDYDDGATAFVKLPEGGIDALLAAPGHGYVPPSITATPAPDADPSGTGSWAVPAEGVQWPDPNAVPQQGTAGGDQFSYRPGSTGQWTFQDTNAPDAGAAPGRDVTGEWSIPVAGGDLPDESGEFTTSALVEQWGGTPPATLPGGAQAPWATDGAGQNWAQQASDTGVVERPGEHTDGRGLEHPADRSGTHTTGEVSARAATRPPAEATRQPYGEPGDPYAHTRSEAPGDPYGDARADRHDDTAAELAADDAQSAHGSGAAGDDGEGPAEGAEGPAETSAAVDAAEGVDDAPEAAEAPVTDAEPDAPDEAAEPAPKIPGEEHPLASYVLRVNGADRPVTDAWIGESLLYVLRERLGLAGAKDGCSQGECGACNVQVDGRLVASCLVPAVTAAGSEVRTVEGLAVEGQPSDVQRALAKCGAVQCGFCVPGMAMTVHDLLEGNPAPTELEARQALCGNLCRCSGYRGVLDAVQEVVAEREAHAAAAEPESDGDEARIPHQAGPGGGGVHQSAFESPRTQDQVYGQDGGQA; encoded by the coding sequence GTGACCGACGACCAGCACGGAGAGGGCACCCCTCAGGGTGGCGGACGCTGGGACCCGCTGCCCCAGGGCGACTACGACGACGGCGCCACGGCCTTCGTGAAACTCCCCGAAGGGGGCATCGACGCCCTCCTGGCCGCCCCGGGGCACGGCTATGTGCCGCCGTCCATAACGGCCACCCCCGCCCCGGACGCCGACCCCTCGGGCACCGGCTCCTGGGCGGTGCCCGCCGAGGGCGTCCAGTGGCCCGACCCGAACGCGGTACCGCAGCAGGGGACGGCCGGGGGCGACCAGTTCTCGTACCGCCCCGGGTCCACCGGCCAGTGGACCTTCCAGGACACCAACGCCCCGGACGCGGGCGCCGCTCCCGGTCGCGACGTGACCGGGGAGTGGTCGATCCCCGTCGCCGGCGGTGATCTCCCGGACGAATCGGGCGAGTTCACCACCTCGGCCCTGGTCGAGCAGTGGGGCGGCACCCCGCCGGCCACCCTGCCCGGCGGCGCCCAAGCGCCCTGGGCGACGGACGGCGCGGGCCAGAACTGGGCGCAGCAGGCGTCGGACACCGGAGTGGTCGAGCGGCCCGGCGAGCACACCGACGGACGCGGCCTGGAACACCCGGCCGACCGGTCCGGTACGCACACCACCGGCGAGGTGTCGGCGCGGGCCGCCACCCGGCCGCCCGCCGAGGCGACCCGGCAGCCGTACGGCGAGCCCGGAGACCCGTACGCGCACACCCGTTCCGAAGCACCCGGCGACCCCTACGGCGACGCGCGCGCCGACCGCCACGACGACACCGCCGCCGAACTCGCCGCGGACGACGCACAGTCGGCTCATGGGAGCGGCGCGGCGGGCGACGACGGCGAAGGGCCCGCGGAGGGCGCTGAGGGGCCCGCGGAGACGTCCGCGGCGGTCGATGCGGCCGAGGGTGTCGACGACGCCCCGGAGGCCGCTGAGGCGCCCGTGACGGACGCCGAACCCGACGCGCCGGACGAGGCCGCCGAGCCGGCCCCGAAGATCCCCGGCGAGGAACACCCGCTCGCCTCCTACGTGTTGCGCGTCAACGGCGCCGACCGGCCCGTCACCGACGCCTGGATCGGCGAGTCGCTGCTCTACGTGCTGCGCGAACGCCTCGGCCTCGCGGGCGCCAAGGACGGCTGCTCGCAGGGCGAGTGCGGCGCCTGCAACGTCCAGGTCGACGGACGGCTCGTCGCCTCCTGCCTGGTGCCCGCGGTCACCGCCGCCGGCTCCGAGGTCCGTACGGTCGAGGGTCTCGCCGTCGAGGGGCAGCCCTCGGACGTGCAGCGGGCGCTCGCCAAGTGCGGTGCCGTGCAGTGCGGTTTCTGCGTGCCCGGCATGGCGATGACCGTGCACGACCTCCTGGAGGGCAACCCCGCGCCCACCGAACTGGAGGCACGCCAGGCCCTGTGCGGCAACCTGTGCCGCTGCTCCGGCTACCGGGGTGTCCTGGACGCCGTACAGGAAGTCGTCGCCGAACGTGAGGCGCACGCCGCTGCCGCCGAACCTGAGTCGGACGGCGACGAGGCGCGTATTCCCCACCAGGCGGGGCCCGGGGGCGGTGGCGTCCACCAGTCGGCGTTCGAGTCCCCGCGCACGCAGGACCAGGTCTACGGCCAGGACGGAGGTCAGGCGTGA